From one Candidatus Rhodoluna planktonica genomic stretch:
- a CDS encoding alpha/beta hydrolase: protein MASRFLKTISTAISISIGLTACVVPSVNGATELPQPLPTPAVATELASFYSQTIDWQLCPDPDALQDLQVYCGSFETPADWDSPEDGSLRLAAALVPAKASNPIGSIIFNPGGPGSAAVDWLVGSPDYVGTEELRTNFNIATIDPRGVGQSEPKIDCLTDQETDDYLYGQSNFAIGTPEERADSRKSLGFFAQSCLEHTGPNLEFVDTVSAAKDLDLFRSLIGDEKINYLGFSYGTMLGVTYADLYPQRVGRMVLDGAINPKRTDSQQQLGQVTGFDQALRSYLADCLAGQDCPFSGTVDQAMSRIAKFLRGLETKPLPTDDGRQLTVWSAVTGLIMPLYGKDWWPSLSEAFFAAFEGNGSVLIGLADLYNDRESGKTPKYSSNILEANIAISCLDARSPADDEAMAKQNEAVLAASKVFGRYWLDGALTCEQWPFPLRAHQGDYRADGAETILVVGTTRDPATPYQQAVELAKLISNARLLTFEGDGHTAYGRTSDCVDSHVDDFFIRDMVPTEDLTCQN, encoded by the coding sequence TCTACCGACACCTGCAGTAGCTACAGAGCTAGCAAGTTTTTACAGCCAGACCATCGATTGGCAGTTGTGTCCTGACCCAGACGCACTTCAAGACCTACAGGTCTATTGTGGAAGTTTCGAAACACCGGCAGATTGGGATTCACCTGAAGACGGCTCGCTTAGGTTAGCGGCAGCTCTGGTGCCGGCCAAGGCAAGTAACCCTATCGGCTCCATTATTTTCAACCCCGGCGGCCCCGGTTCAGCCGCCGTTGATTGGCTGGTCGGTTCGCCGGATTATGTGGGCACCGAAGAATTGCGCACCAACTTTAACATCGCAACTATTGACCCGCGCGGGGTTGGTCAGAGCGAACCGAAAATTGATTGCCTGACCGATCAAGAAACCGATGATTACCTATATGGGCAGTCAAATTTTGCGATTGGTACCCCTGAGGAGCGTGCCGATTCCAGGAAAAGCCTGGGTTTCTTTGCTCAGAGTTGTCTTGAGCACACCGGCCCGAATCTCGAATTTGTCGACACTGTTTCTGCGGCCAAAGACCTCGATCTTTTTCGCTCACTGATCGGTGACGAGAAAATCAATTATTTGGGCTTTAGTTACGGCACGATGCTTGGTGTTACCTATGCAGACCTTTATCCCCAGCGAGTTGGTCGCATGGTGCTGGATGGTGCCATAAATCCTAAGCGAACAGATTCGCAACAGCAGCTTGGCCAAGTAACGGGTTTCGATCAGGCGCTAAGAAGTTATCTTGCTGATTGTTTGGCGGGGCAGGACTGCCCCTTCTCCGGCACGGTTGATCAGGCCATGTCTCGAATCGCTAAATTCTTACGCGGATTAGAAACTAAACCGCTGCCTACCGATGATGGTCGCCAACTTACGGTTTGGTCCGCGGTCACCGGCTTAATCATGCCGCTCTATGGAAAGGACTGGTGGCCATCGCTCAGCGAGGCATTCTTTGCCGCCTTTGAGGGTAATGGCTCGGTTCTTATCGGCTTGGCAGATTTATATAATGACCGAGAGTCTGGCAAAACGCCGAAATACTCGAGCAATATTCTTGAAGCAAATATTGCAATTAGTTGCCTCGATGCACGTTCTCCAGCCGATGACGAAGCCATGGCCAAACAGAATGAGGCGGTTTTGGCAGCCAGCAAAGTCTTTGGTCGCTACTGGCTAGACGGCGCACTAACCTGCGAACAGTGGCCATTTCCGCTTCGGGCACATCAGGGTGACTACCGCGCCGACGGGGCTGAAACTATTTTGGTGGTAGGCACAACCCGCGATCCGGCAACTCCTTATCAGCAGGCAGTAGAACTTGCAAAGCTAATTTCGAATGCCCGACTGCTTACTTTCGAGGGTGATGGGCACACAGCATATGGTCGTACCAGCGACTGTGTCGATAGTCACGTGGATGACTTTTTCATCCGAGATATGGTGCCAACCGAAGATTTGACCTGTCAAAATTGA
- a CDS encoding DUF485 domain-containing protein, with the protein MQATDKEGVWVETQSSPEFKELRHRYRSFAFPVTIAFLVWYFGYILLTAFARDWVSIEVLPNINIAIILGLLQFISTFVIAWLYERHSSKHLDHASDTLRDKINEKIGHQG; encoded by the coding sequence ATGCAAGCTACAGATAAAGAAGGGGTATGGGTTGAGACACAATCCAGTCCCGAATTCAAAGAACTGCGACACAGGTATCGCAGTTTCGCTTTTCCGGTAACCATTGCCTTCTTGGTTTGGTACTTCGGTTACATTTTGCTAACCGCTTTCGCACGCGATTGGGTGAGCATCGAAGTTCTGCCCAACATCAACATCGCCATCATCCTTGGCTTGTTGCAATTTATTTCTACCTTCGTTATCGCCTGGTTGTACGAGCGTCATTCAAGCAAGCACCTTGATCACGCCTCAGATACTCTGCGCGACAAAATCAATGAAAAGATCGGTCACCAGGGCTAA
- a CDS encoding cation acetate symporter yields the protein MNSTTLSTILFIVFVIFTLVLVIRAGRSNKKNTQDFYDGGASFSGFQNGLAIAGDYMSAASFLGIAGMIALAGYDGFLYSIGFLVAWLVALLLVAEPLRNSGRFTMGDVVAFRMRQRPVRTASSASTVVVSIFYLLAQMVGAGSLVSLLLGIDPTDSGAKNLIIGVVGILMIVYVTVGGMKGTTYVQIVKAFLLMIGATVLTIMVLWHFGFDIGALLGAAKEQSGNANFLNPGGKYGVEVEGDPFKTLMNKLDLISLGLALVLGTAGLPHILIRFYTVPTAKAARKSVNWAIGNIGAFYLMTIALGFGAAALVGSTAIKEADKGGNLAAPLLAKELGLGIAGETGGATMLAIIGAIAFATILAVVAGLTLASSSSFAHDFYANVIKKGNVDPKSEVRVARIAAILIGVVAIVLAIGAQGLNVAFLVAIAFAIAASANLPAVLYSLFWKNFNTRGAVWAIYGGLGMALVLLVFSGNVSGTETSFIKCLPDTECVKFNWFPLNNPGIVSIPFGFFMGWLGAITSNERNSAKYAELEVRSLTGAAIGKAVSH from the coding sequence ATGAATTCAACAACTCTCTCGACGATTCTCTTTATCGTCTTCGTAATTTTCACGCTCGTGCTGGTTATTCGTGCGGGCCGATCCAACAAGAAGAACACACAAGATTTCTATGACGGTGGAGCTTCTTTCTCCGGTTTCCAAAACGGTCTAGCCATTGCCGGTGACTATATGTCTGCCGCTTCATTCTTGGGTATTGCCGGCATGATTGCTCTCGCCGGGTATGACGGATTCCTGTACTCAATCGGCTTTCTAGTTGCTTGGCTGGTCGCGCTATTGCTAGTTGCTGAACCGCTTCGTAACTCTGGTCGTTTCACCATGGGTGATGTCGTCGCCTTCCGAATGAGACAGCGTCCGGTTCGTACCGCATCCTCGGCATCTACCGTGGTTGTCTCGATTTTCTACCTGCTCGCTCAGATGGTTGGTGCCGGAAGCCTTGTTTCGCTGCTACTCGGCATAGACCCAACCGACAGCGGTGCCAAAAACTTAATCATCGGCGTGGTCGGTATCTTGATGATCGTCTACGTGACCGTTGGCGGTATGAAGGGAACCACCTACGTTCAAATTGTGAAGGCTTTCTTACTGATGATTGGTGCCACGGTGCTGACCATCATGGTCTTGTGGCATTTCGGGTTCGACATCGGTGCCCTTCTCGGCGCTGCTAAAGAACAGAGCGGAAACGCCAACTTCCTCAACCCGGGCGGTAAGTACGGTGTTGAAGTTGAAGGTGACCCTTTCAAGACTCTGATGAACAAACTTGACCTGATTTCGCTGGGTCTAGCTCTGGTTCTGGGTACTGCTGGTTTGCCGCACATCCTGATTCGTTTCTACACTGTTCCAACTGCAAAGGCTGCTCGCAAGTCGGTTAACTGGGCGATCGGCAACATTGGGGCTTTCTACCTGATGACCATCGCGCTTGGCTTTGGTGCTGCGGCCCTGGTTGGTTCAACCGCAATCAAGGAAGCTGACAAGGGTGGAAACCTAGCGGCACCGCTGCTTGCCAAAGAACTTGGTTTGGGTATCGCTGGTGAGACCGGTGGCGCAACAATGTTGGCCATCATTGGTGCGATTGCCTTCGCAACAATTCTTGCCGTGGTAGCCGGTTTGACCTTGGCTTCGTCATCATCATTCGCTCACGATTTCTACGCCAACGTCATCAAGAAAGGCAATGTTGACCCGAAGAGTGAGGTTCGTGTTGCACGAATCGCAGCAATTCTCATCGGTGTGGTCGCCATTGTTTTGGCAATCGGAGCGCAGGGCCTAAACGTAGCCTTCCTGGTAGCAATTGCTTTTGCGATTGCCGCATCGGCAAACTTGCCAGCGGTCCTGTATTCGCTGTTCTGGAAGAACTTCAACACCCGAGGCGCTGTTTGGGCTATCTACGGTGGCTTGGGAATGGCGCTGGTCCTATTGGTTTTCTCGGGCAACGTTTCCGGAACCGAAACCAGCTTCATCAAGTGCCTGCCAGACACCGAGTGTGTCAAGTTCAACTGGTTCCCGTTGAACAACCCTGGAATTGTCTCGATTCCATTCGGTTTCTTCATGGGATGGTTGGGTGCAATCACCTCGAACGAACGCAACTCGGCCAAGTATGCCGAACTTGAAGTTCGCTCATTGACCGGCGCTGCCATTGGTAAGGCAGTCAGCCACTAG